The region AGATGCAGCGCCGCCGCCATGCCCATCAGCCGCGGTGCGCGCTGCGTACCGCCGGCGCCGGGCAGAAGGCCCAGGTTGACCTCGGGCAGGCCCAGTTTCGCGCCGGGCAGGCCGATGCGCGCCTGGCAGGCCATGGCGATCTCGCAGCCGCCGCCAAGCGCCGTGCCTTGAATCACGGCGACGATCGGCACGCGGCTCTCGGCCAGCGCGTCGCAGGTCTCGGGCAGGCTCGGCGGCACAAAGGGCTTGCCGAACTCCCGGATATCGGCCCCGGCGACGAAGGTGCGACCGGCACAGTAGAGCGCGGCAGCGCGGATGCCCGGATCGGCGTCCAGCGCCGCGACGGCCTTGACCAGCCCCTCCCGCACCGGCTGACCCGCAGCGTTCACCGGCGGGTTGTCGATGCGGATCAGGGCGACCTCGCCCTCGCGTTCCAGCGTCACCGCTGCGCTCATCGCCTCCATACCCCTGAACCTCCTGCGTCTTGTTCGTGCGCAGGTTAGGCAGCGCGGCGGGAAATGGTCAAGGTTCCGGGCGGTTATTCTGCGGTATCGACGCGCAGCGAGGACAGAACCTGCCGCTGATGTTCGGGGAAAGGCACCGGGCGGCGGCTTTCGCCATCGACGCAGACCAGCACGAAACGTGCCTGCGCGCTTTCCTCGTCCTCGTCGGCGCGGAAGAGGCCCAGTTCCAGCACCAGCGAGCTGCTTCCCATCTGCGCCAGCCGCAGCCCGATGGTCACCGGGTCGGGATAGGCGATCTGGCGGAAATAGGCGCAGCCATTTTCGACCACCACGGCCAGCGGCTCGCCGCCATCGGGGCGCAGCATGCCGCGCGGCAACATCCAGTTGTTCATCGCGCTGTCGAAGAGTTCCAGATAGGCGACGTTATAGACATGCCCGTACTGGTCATTGTCGTTCCAGCGGGTCTGGATCACCTCGAAGGCAGCATAATCGCGGCGCTGGCGCGGGACGGGACGGTTGGTCATGCCGGGCCTCCTGCGCGGGCCGGGGCATCGCCGGGCTGCTGCGTCTGATGCAGCACGAAAAGCCGCAGCGCGGTGGCCAGCCCCACCTCGGGTGGGCGGGCGTGATCGATGGCGGCGATCAGCGCGGCGCGGGTTTCGCCCCGTGCCTTGGAGATGCGACCAAGCGCGCGCCAGAAGGCCTCTTCCAGCGAGACACTGGTGCGGTGGCCGTCGATGGTGACCGAGCGTTTGACTGGCGGTGTGAGCGGCGGCAGGTCAATCATCGTGCCGGGACGGCTCGGGCGCCTCATCCTGCCGATGCGCGTCCAGCACACGCCCGGCTCGGGCCGCTTCGGCCTGACGCGCCGCGCGCAGGGCCTTGGCCTCGCCGAATTTCGCGGCATTGGCATCGCCCGCCGCGCGCTTGTCGTTGCGGGCGCGGGACTTGCGGACCTGTCGCAGGTTGATCACGGTGCTCATGGTCCGAGGCTACCGTCTTTGAAGAGCCGGGAAAAGCACAATGAAAAAGGCGTGCCACAACCGAGGCGCGCCTTTTGGTCTCTGCTGAAACGAGGATCAGTCCTCGGGGCCGACCATCAGTTCCGGGCGGACGACCCGATCAAAGGTCTGGCCATCGACGAAGCCCAGGTTGATCGCCTCTTCGCGCAACGTGGTGCCGTTCTTGTGCGCGGTCTTGGCGACCTTGGTGGCGTTGTCATAGCCGATGGTCGGCGCCAGCGCCGTCACCAGCATCAGCGATTCCTTCATCAGCTTGTCGATGCGGGCGATATTGGCCTGCGTGCCCGCAACCATGTTGTCGGTGAAGGACCCCGCCGCATCGCCCAGAAGCTGCATCGACTGCAGCACGTTATAGGACATCATCGGGTTATAGACGTTCAGCTCGAAATGGCCCTGCGAACCGGCGATGGTGACGGCGGCGTCATTGCCCATGACATGGGCGCAGACCATGGTCAGCGCCTCGGCCTGGGTCGGGTTCACCTTGCCCGGCATGATCGACGAACCGGGTTCGTTTTCCGGCAGGATCAGCTCGCCCAGGCCCGAGCGCGGGCCGGAACCCAGAAGACGCAGGTCATTGGCGATCTTGAACAGCGAGGCGGCGATGGTCTTCAGCGCGCCCGAAAAGAACACCATGGCGTCATGGGCGGCCAGCGCCTCGAACTTGTTCGGGGCGGTGACGAAGGGCAGGCCGGTGATCGTGGCGATTTCCGCCGCGATGGCCGTGTCCCAGCCCTTCTTGGTGTTCAGCCCGGTGCCGACGGCGGTGCCGCCCTGCGCCAGTTCATAGATCTGCGGCAGCGCGAGCTTCACCCGCTCGATCCCCATGCGGACCTGGTGGGCATAACCCGAGAACTCCTGACCGAGTGTCAGCGGCGTCGCGTCCTGCGTATGGGTGCGGCCGATCTTGATGATGTCCTTGAACTCGTCGCGCTTGGCCTCGAGCGCGGTGGCGAGCTTGTCGAGACCGGGGATCAGCACGTCGCGCGCCATCATGCCGATGGCCACATGCATGGCGGTCGGGAAGGTGTCGTTCGAGGATTGCCCCATATTCACATGGTCGTTCGGATGCACGGGCTTCTTCGAGCCGAGTGTGCCGCCGAGAATCTCGATGGCGCGGTTCGAGATGACCTCGTTCGCGTTCATGTTCGACTGCGTGCCCGAGCCGGTCTGCCAGACCACCAGCGGAAAGTTGTCGTCGAACTTGCCTTCGAACACCTCGGTCGCGGCCTGTTCCATGGCGCCCGCCACGTCATCGGGCAGATGGCCGGTCTTGTGGTTGATCCGTGCCGCCGCCAGCTTGATCGCGCCAAGCGCGCGGATGATCGCGACCGGCTGGCGTTCCCAGCCAATCGGGAAGTTCATGATCGACCGCTGCGTCTGCGCGCCCCAGTATTTGCTGGCATCGACCTCCAGCGGTCCAAAGCTGTCGGTCTCGGTACGGGTCTTGGTCATGGCAGCGCCTCCATCACGATTTGCCGGGTTTCTAGACCCCGCAGCCGGGAATGGCAATCGGTATGCGATGGTATGCTATGATAGGTTGCGGGTGTATCAGTGATCCGACAGCCGGGCCAGCGCCTCGGCCAGCCGGGGAAGCTCGGCCTCGGGCAAGGGCAGGATCGGGCGTTGCGGGTCGCTGTCGGCGCGTCCCAGCAGGCGTGCAGCGGCATGAACCACGCGGATACTGCCGAAGGCGCGGAAGAGATCCCAGAGCGGGGCGAAGTCT is a window of Paracoccus zhejiangensis DNA encoding:
- a CDS encoding acyl-CoA thioesterase is translated as MTNRPVPRQRRDYAAFEVIQTRWNDNDQYGHVYNVAYLELFDSAMNNWMLPRGMLRPDGGEPLAVVVENGCAYFRQIAYPDPVTIGLRLAQMGSSSLVLELGLFRADEDEESAQARFVLVCVDGESRRPVPFPEHQRQVLSSLRVDTAE
- a CDS encoding ribbon-helix-helix domain-containing protein, which gives rise to MRRPSRPGTMIDLPPLTPPVKRSVTIDGHRTSVSLEEAFWRALGRISKARGETRAALIAAIDHARPPEVGLATALRLFVLHQTQQPGDAPARAGGPA
- a CDS encoding DUF4169 family protein gives rise to the protein MSTVINLRQVRKSRARNDKRAAGDANAAKFGEAKALRAARQAEAARAGRVLDAHRQDEAPEPSRHDD
- the fumC gene encoding class II fumarate hydratase, with the translated sequence MTKTRTETDSFGPLEVDASKYWGAQTQRSIMNFPIGWERQPVAIIRALGAIKLAAARINHKTGHLPDDVAGAMEQAATEVFEGKFDDNFPLVVWQTGSGTQSNMNANEVISNRAIEILGGTLGSKKPVHPNDHVNMGQSSNDTFPTAMHVAIGMMARDVLIPGLDKLATALEAKRDEFKDIIKIGRTHTQDATPLTLGQEFSGYAHQVRMGIERVKLALPQIYELAQGGTAVGTGLNTKKGWDTAIAAEIATITGLPFVTAPNKFEALAAHDAMVFFSGALKTIAASLFKIANDLRLLGSGPRSGLGELILPENEPGSSIMPGKVNPTQAEALTMVCAHVMGNDAAVTIAGSQGHFELNVYNPMMSYNVLQSMQLLGDAAGSFTDNMVAGTQANIARIDKLMKESLMLVTALAPTIGYDNATKVAKTAHKNGTTLREEAINLGFVDGQTFDRVVRPELMVGPED